The genomic stretch TGAAAGCTCGAATTTTCTTTGtctgtatttttgtcatgtctgtGTTGGCAGAAATGGGGGAAAAGCATCTATATCAgatcactgcaaacaaacaatattttttataatttttattattaaaaaaaaacaacaacaatttattttccctttataagtcattttggttttaatttatatgCACTGCAGGCAAAGTAATTTTTGAAGATTCATATTTGAGGAAACTTAGGAATGCATAAGAGAATGTAGTATATGGAAAATAGTGGAAtaggtttttttcttcttttttttttgcagctgagacataaaaattatttttgattttctATGATTTCTTGGAACTGATGCCAGTTTAAAGGTTATTGtgccaaaatgttttcaaaaattatatattttccagtttGAAAAAATGCCTGCTACACTCCACACTCCATAATTATAGAATGTAGGAAGAGGCCTTGTTTCACAGAAATccagttttccccattttttattgaataggTATAAAAGACTTTTTACAATTACTCAGAAAATTATACTACTTTAAGCCCATACTTTGCTGTTTGTCCTTTCCTGACATGTCCTTTTTTCTTGTATATCATGGTTCAGCACAGcaacataaaagtaaattttacccaAAAGTGCTATTTATTCATACAGAAAAATCTCAAACAGATAGTTttagttaattttgataaaaacattttttccagagTAAATAGCATTAAAAATTCCTGATTTGAAATAACACTGAGTCttcaaatttcacaaaaaggaaATCAACTTATATGTGAGGTCTAAGCCTTTGtttatgagaaatatttatttggactTCCAATTTACGAAACATTGTGGgtttttttgtcattaattgtgtatttttgtacaattttgttttggtatacaCTTTGAGAAATAATATAGATAACCATAAAACATAACAGGCTTTCTCTAAATTTCCCACACAATAATTTGTTGGTACAAGGACAATATGAAAGACTAATATACAGTACATGATAAATTCAAGATCATATACTTGCATACTAATcaccaaaatgtacattattgtctcaatacatttttataacaattaaggGATCTCACACCATGAAATGTGACTGTCCTCGTTGCATTATGTAccttaataaaattattgttgctTTCCTTTATCTTAAAAATGTACAAGTACCAAATATTTGTGATTTATAGTTTAAAAGTACCTATATAGATGTATTATAggtaactgaaatgaaaataactgtaaatatacaaaaacatttttttttactttgacatattgacTTACATTCTGTCTAGAGACAGTTTTGTTAAATCTTTTAGATATGGCCAAGtcataattattaaatgaataaaaaaatataaaagaaaaatactcttTGAAGTGATAGTCaagactgcaaaatttgttcagtagTTATAGCTGTGCTGTAAGTGCACATCTCACTGTGATGTTTATTGGGGGAAGCATGGGCTGATCTGAAAGGGGCCAAAATACAAAAAGCATTGATTTTTGACAGCCTAAAATTAATACATCAATCATTTTAGACAAAAGTTCAGCTGGCTTCATTGAATCACTCACAgaactttatttacattactCTTTATTATTGCTGACTGTCAAAGCCATCACCTTAGTCAAGTTGCTTATATAGAAGATTtacttgtgacattttgtaaaaaaaaacaactcatgcTCAAACTGCCTCAAATATAAGTCAGTTTGCACCATTTCAGGTTTGCTTACACAATGTTCCAAGCGGTCATATGCTTGGAATCCTCAAGAAACTTTGCAACTTCATAAACCAAAATACTGAATGTGGCCCTTATAGCAGGTATCACATTATGATAAACTGCATTCCATTGAAAATTGTCAGTCTTCAGCCTTCATGTGACATGCACATTCCTGTAGTGGAGATGCATGACACACATAAATTAAGCTATGGATGTATTTGATCATGACTAGTGATCCTAGTTGAGAGTGATTTAATAGTACATGAACATTTAATtggcattttatgcaaaatatgcattttcaagtGAATGGTCATTCAGTATTGAAGACAAGTTATAACTGCAAGTCCctggttttgttttgaaggaGACTGGGGAGGGGATTTATTGcaggtgtaaatgaaaataaataagggtTTTGTCACATTTTGGCAAATATAATTTATGATGATTATAAATGTTGGGAGACTGTTTTATGCATGAACAACCTGACAAGCTTTGACTTTGCACATTTATcaatgaacttattttgaaaagacaAGACTTGTATATATCTAATatctaatataataaattttattgggcAAAATTCAAGACTGACAAGAGTCAACATGTGTCACTGGcatgcctatttttttttttttggtgtgtatgtgggggggggggggggggggggaaagctAGAATGCACTTACTGCTAGGATTTTAAAAGGCAGGACGTGCTCGTTACAATtgacatttaaataaattgtaacaataatttattcattaaagaaaaacgGGGCTGTGGGGGCAGTAGGAAAAAATGGggtgtatttattaaatgtgcgtaccggtaaagtgcaggtgtcccaTTTTTGGCAGCATTTTCTGGTAGTTTCagcttttcttcatttgttgaacaaagacattattacttgaggcataagttgtgtttttctctgatgatcatgcataaaatacaacgaaatgaagtactttcgtcatagaaattcaaatttttccgaATGAATCGAGGGAAAaagttttcatgttgttgttgtcgatATGTCATTCCTTATTTACCTTGGAAACAAGGACACGATTTCATTGGTTAGTAAAATCTAGGACACTATCTCATTGGCCGAGCTATTCAGGTGCTCGACTGGTATATATTTAGATTACGGAATCAGCtttgttcaaatattattatAGGACGCAGTCTGTTAGCCACAATTTTGGCTATTTTGCTTAGTGGTTACCTGATCCaataattggaagccattttgaatgggaaccaatattggacagggaaccagattaattggaagccattttgaatgggaaccaatattggacagggaaccagattatgcctatttaggttataacacactaaatagtttttattctttaggtcacaatagcctaaatagttttccctatatattctatataaaactgacctttttcaaagagctaccaaacatagctagacccatttcagagaacaaatccttacctcattttaaggagttatgataaaactgatataaaatgaagagaaaagtaggggtcacgtatcttctaagagagatttctctggtcacatttacttactgtaaactgacatcaaaatcacactgagCACTGTGACcgggaagtactactcatactaaaatttagtttgacttcaccaaatacatacaacctgctctcccatttttcctaccaaaatgtcaacaatacatccacaatgaaatttaaacaaaaactagcctcaatttagacctctgttgccatgccaagtgaaaaattagtgttcaaatacctggcagccattacgcgactagaccagatggctcccacgctggttcctttagtttagttaggcctttattctatataaaactgacctatctccaatggccgcagcacacaccaggacccattttaaatgtctgtaacctacattttcttgaagaatattgttagtgctaaagaaaaatcaaaagaaaagtgggggtcatgtttgatgcaagaaaaataatttcagtcaaacacacaaactgtaaaatcagctaaaaaatgagaccccaaattgtactagtggtgtatgatctaagtttccatgaaaaattttgtcatgttgttatttcattatgaaaatgctaccttcATGTCAATCATAgacctgtcatgtgattttagccaaaaaattgcaaagaaaataaggaaaatagctctacagagcaaaaaaactgaggactatttgtgtccgccattatgcgaataccattttttttatcgccatttttctatttagtatcTGTATGCctttaacggctaatatatttttttcagaaagaacgtagaacccggacacttcacacaggtgttccgaaaggacacatctgttaaatcagatgataaaaattttcacaggttgttcataaacaaaacaatttgcgcaaaacttcgGATTGTTGCTcgttttttcaaactgaagaaattgttaggaaatttcttaaaacataacgatcgttttcggcccagaaattgtaaatgtaagccatgtccattccttgacaaaactgtccaGTTTATTTGCAAGAATTGTCTTCGTTTCtatagatataaatgaaaaactttacctaccgatttacagctggatTACATttccagcgttttttttttttgtccagcgggcgtcaggatagccggttatccagtgtgtgaACAGTACCGACAAAGTAGTATTAATAAACCTTTCAATCTTTTGTAAACATATCATGTCCATATGCAAATGCAAATAACTGCCGTAAAATCTCTCATTATCCGTTTATATTACACATATATATaaaaaggatatttgtttgtttcggtgtagGACTGGGTTGTCTTTCGCGAGCGAGCACCAGGGGGCCGTTTTATCAACGTTCTACGACATGTCGCAGGCATGTTTTTGTCTTAGAGGTGTCGCAGACAGTTCGGTACCGTTTTATCAACGTTTGTCGTGGTCTACGACGTCGTAGAAAATGTCGCAGACTTACGACAACATACGTGCCGTCGTAGACGTCTTAGCGACGTCAGTCTATTGTATTCAATATGGCCGCATTGTTGCATTTGTACAATTGCCAAGGAAGGAGAAATGATAGACTGTTCCGTGAAAGGATAGGATTGGATCAGTTAAGAGATTTTGAGGTGATGTCTAGATACCGGTTAGACAGAGTGTCGATCGAAGCTTTGATAGGGCTACTCGCTGACGACTTGATGAAACCTACACGGAGATCGTGTTCAATAAGTGCAGAAATTCAGGTGAGCCCTCCTTTTAATTTTGATTACTGCGGTTCCGCTCACTTTACCAAATTATTATCCTTTGCGCTTCTTACATTTTCTTTGCGCCTGTAACCATCTACCTGTAACCCTACTGTATAAAtcatggccttgaccttgaaaaatataacaaacttGAAAGCACAGAgtaatgttttcaatgtttgtttagGATCTATAATGGACCCTACATCTATATCAATGTACCTGAGctaatgaataaaatgttaactCCTTAAAAAGCACAGGTTTTTTGTTACTTTCGCTGTAACCACATAGATCTACTGAGAAGACAGTCacttttatggaaataatttAGCAGACAGGCAGAGGAATTGTCTATCAACCTGCAAGGCAGACCGATTTCACACAGGCTGGCATTTgccataagataagataagatataaGTCTGATTTATGTCGTCAAgacaattaataaattaatacagTATAAGTATAACATACTGTAAGCTCTAACTGAGCCTTTTTAATTGACTACTGAGAGCactaaaatatgagccgtgccatgagaaaaccagctaAGTGCTTTTGTGACTGTAATggatctgcacagtctggtcatgatccatgctgttagtGTTCAACTTGAGACAGTCAGCGAACAGCATTGCATCtgaccacaggagcctgaaattctatctatataggaggggtcatttttatatttagccattttggagcattatagatagaatttcaggctcctgtgatctgACAAGACTGCGCGCATTCATCTTGTGGTGTGtgtctaccaactgagctaatcggataTCATAGacatgtaataggagcggaaaaatgtgcagcccgatacaggactcgaacctgcgaccttctgcttgcaagtcagatgctctaccaactgagctaatcggacaaccgatatcatagacaaattatatacattatatacacactgctgcAGGCTTTTTTATCATCCCATACAGTAGAATGCAACacaagctacaaagctcttgtgcaaCAAACCTGGTATCCAGTAACAGGTACTTatctgtgcttattttacctcctgtaGTAACCCTTTCATTGCTGAGTGCCGAGCAAGGTAGCTACCAGTACCTTTTTCACGCCTTTGGtatgccggggatcgaaccccagacctccaACATTCAAGGCATACACTTTACCACTATGCTCTAGAGGCAGTATATACATATGCAGCTCTGTAAATTATGTTGTAATGCCGTTATTTACTCTTGCCAGTGTCATATACATGattgcaaaataatttatatttcaggttCTTGTTACACTGAGATACCTGGCTAAAGGTAGCTTCTACTCAGAGGTAGCAGACCTTCATGGTGTAAGCAGGAGTAGTGTCTGCCATGCAGTCGAGTCAGTTGTCACAGCTATTAATGACAAATTAGACACCATAAGGTATTAAACCTTCTCATCTTTCAATTTAGGCAGCAGCATTTACAATTCATAGGGAGTTTCAtgttgcagatcatgatcagactgtacagatGTGTTTTGCTTGTGTCTGCCCATTTACTTGGACATTTAGATGCTGAGCAGTTTATCAGTGGCTGTCTAAATTTGTGTTACAACACAACCTTTTCTAAACCTTGTGACTGATTTCAActgaattttacatgaaattatgTCAACATAATTAGATATTTCAGCAAGCACAGTTCAAGGTTATACTAGTTTTGGTAAAGAGCTAGGCTTTtgtataacaataacaaacaattGTTTGTAGAAATTAACATGACAACATTTTGAAGCTGATAAACTTGTATAGGTAATTGTacgtttttttttggttttgtagATTTCCCTTGGAAAGCCTGAATTGTACAAAGTACAGTTTCTACAACAAATGCGGGTTGCCAAATGTCATAGGAGCAATTGACGGAACACTTATTCCTATACAGGTATCATTCAGTCaattttattgaacaattttttcagcacttaatttttaattttatttgattgaCAGTATGAATTGGTTTtcgtatattttattgaaaaaatgtccTAATTATGCGTgtgtttgtgcgtgtgtgtgtgtgtgtgtgtgtgaatttATACTTGCGCTAGCATTTTAGAACCAACTCCACCTGACCCTGCTGAATTTTTACAATGAACTTATCAATTTCAGGGCAGTGGCAATTAAAAGTTTTGAATCATATTTTTAGCAATCAGTTAAGATCTTGATCTGATTGCATAGTGGACATGTATATCAGTTACTAGTATCAGTTCATTTGACAGACTGTCTGGAAGAATTTTCACAAAAAAGTAAGGACTTTTCTTGTCCTTTGTGAGTCCCACAAAATAGGAATAATATTCTGTAAATTAatgattatttattaataaaaattgtgaaatattcaaAAGTATTAACATACTTTTGAAATGTAACTGCATGGATTTACAGCTGATATTCATATGCAATGGTATCAAAACTGGAAATATTTGTCTCCATCATCAAGAGGATtgaattataatatttaatattgtacCACATTATGTATATTAAAGGCATTTCTTTTTCTTGCCAACACAGGCCCCAGCAGAAAATGAGGCAGCATATGTTTGTAGGAAGGGGTTTCATGCCATAAATATGCAAGCTG from Mercenaria mercenaria strain notata chromosome 16, MADL_Memer_1, whole genome shotgun sequence encodes the following:
- the LOC123531070 gene encoding putative nuclease HARBI1 — its product is MAALLHLYNCQGRRNDRLFRERIGLDQLRDFEVMSRYRLDRVSIEALIGLLADDLMKPTRRSCSISAEIQVLVTLRYLAKGSFYSEVADLHGVSRSSVCHAVESVVTAINDKLDTIRFPLESLNCTKYSFYNKCGLPNVIGAIDGTLIPIQAPAENEAAYVCRKGFHAINMQAVVDSNMRFLDIVARWPGSQHDSFIFNNCGLKDVLESADLGYLLGDSGYPLRSYLMTPILNPSSVAEVNFNNHHSSGRSVVEKAFGVLKSRFRCLHKSGGCLMLKPSKCCKVAEACVRLHNFCIDRQIPLNEDLAERDTNDDISVCQLPPSRSGSEKRSRLVRLFQ